In one Arenibacter antarcticus genomic region, the following are encoded:
- the cas3 gene encoding CRISPR-associated helicase Cas3' produces the protein MYNFIDSISNILADYKENESVVKQLINAEVYLAHTPNGDLSKPSETLAEHLDLVQDYFEALVKIHGLDEPIDGLIFDYLASYDVDSVQLAAYLKKVFVHSICYHDHGKVNENFQASPEKMNNPFFRGKENSGNTIGKQHSTLSSFIFLSHKIDEALNLFKGKEQVIAMSYILMFSYPIYKHHGKYLDDDFLSKLVRENLLADKLEVYLSLFKKKCNSKIVSRILLGLEKALPRIAFSDYARSFHLYQLIRLNFSLLTASDYLATNEYMNKSSTTDFGVLSKERIDEIFVKVSTNVWLDKQETKRNFNEKTYQQLAVLSLKKPTEKSNENLNLLRQQMATEAIRNIRLNHKEKLFYIEAPTGGGKTNISMLVTLELLKLNPDLNKVYYVFPFTTLIDQTYKSIKQNLGLGDDEIVALHSKAAFGKEEDEDDDYGQNRKNYINHLFLNYPFSLLSHIKFFEILKTNAKEQNYILHRLANSVVVIDELQTYAPQHWDKVIYLVQKYAQSYNISFVIMSATLPKLHRLNIEVDTANFVYLLQNARTDYFQNTNFKDRVSFNFELAEKKIHLTELAEKLLNESKKYSLLDYGQVKPKDSVYTIIEFIFKKSSTEFYNEIQKINDGFFEEVFVLSGTILEHRRRHIINFLKRKENRKKRILLITTQVVEAGVDIDMDLGFKDKSLLDSDEQLAGRINRNVGKENCQLFLFNYNKEALIYGEDYRLQVTRNLSKKEQQHILESKDFDLLYDKVIAYKNCLNLDEHRKGFNDYLLYINKLKFESVQKQFKLIEQENLGCFIPMKIPIAVKGETIDNNEEIFTTSDLRFLSSFEVLPDVDYKICGEEVFDLYIDLINGKNGFLEKRIQLKQIQSILSKFVFSLFKTNAIESQLIHFSDMEKSIYGYYYVENWNGFYKEAFGIDDKEFKSVETQFL, from the coding sequence ATGTACAACTTCATTGATAGTATTTCGAACATATTAGCGGATTATAAGGAAAACGAAAGTGTTGTTAAGCAATTAATAAATGCGGAGGTCTATTTGGCACACACCCCAAACGGAGATTTGTCGAAACCATCAGAGACGTTGGCGGAGCATTTGGACTTGGTACAAGATTATTTTGAAGCCTTGGTAAAAATTCATGGTCTGGACGAGCCGATAGACGGCTTGATTTTTGATTATTTGGCATCGTACGATGTTGATTCCGTTCAACTGGCCGCCTATTTAAAGAAAGTATTCGTTCACAGTATTTGCTACCACGACCACGGGAAGGTAAACGAGAATTTTCAGGCGAGTCCTGAAAAGATGAACAATCCTTTTTTTCGGGGTAAGGAAAATTCCGGGAATACCATTGGAAAACAGCACTCCACCTTGAGTTCGTTTATTTTTCTTAGTCATAAAATCGATGAAGCCTTGAATTTGTTCAAGGGGAAAGAACAGGTCATTGCGATGTCTTATATTTTGATGTTTTCTTATCCCATCTACAAACATCATGGTAAATATTTAGACGATGATTTTCTATCGAAATTGGTCAGGGAAAATCTATTGGCAGATAAATTGGAGGTTTATCTTTCTCTTTTCAAAAAAAAATGTAATTCAAAAATAGTATCACGAATTTTGCTCGGGCTTGAAAAAGCACTTCCAAGAATTGCATTTAGCGATTACGCCAGGTCATTTCATTTGTACCAATTGATACGATTGAATTTTTCCCTTTTGACCGCCTCGGATTATTTGGCTACCAACGAATATATGAACAAATCGTCCACTACAGATTTTGGAGTATTGAGCAAAGAGCGAATCGACGAAATTTTTGTAAAAGTAAGCACAAACGTTTGGCTTGATAAACAGGAAACAAAACGAAACTTCAACGAAAAAACATATCAGCAGCTAGCCGTTCTCAGTTTGAAAAAACCGACCGAAAAAAGCAACGAAAACCTTAACCTTCTGCGCCAGCAAATGGCGACCGAAGCAATACGAAACATACGGTTGAATCATAAAGAAAAGCTATTTTATATCGAGGCACCTACGGGAGGTGGCAAAACGAACATTTCTATGCTGGTCACATTGGAATTACTGAAGCTAAACCCTGATTTGAACAAAGTTTATTACGTTTTTCCATTTACCACCTTAATCGACCAAACCTACAAAAGCATAAAACAAAACCTTGGATTGGGAGATGACGAAATTGTCGCATTACATTCAAAAGCTGCCTTTGGAAAAGAGGAAGATGAAGATGACGATTATGGTCAAAACCGTAAAAACTACATCAACCATTTGTTTTTGAACTATCCGTTCAGTTTGCTATCTCACATCAAGTTTTTTGAGATTTTGAAGACAAATGCCAAAGAACAAAATTACATATTGCACCGATTGGCTAATTCTGTCGTGGTTATTGATGAATTACAGACATATGCCCCACAACATTGGGACAAGGTTATTTATTTGGTTCAAAAGTATGCCCAATCATACAACATCAGTTTTGTGATCATGTCGGCTACTTTGCCAAAACTGCATCGGCTTAATATTGAAGTAGATACGGCTAACTTTGTTTATCTGTTGCAAAATGCCCGTACAGATTATTTCCAAAACACCAACTTTAAGGATAGGGTCTCCTTCAATTTTGAACTTGCGGAAAAAAAGATTCATTTGACCGAATTAGCCGAAAAATTACTCAACGAATCCAAAAAATATTCATTACTTGACTATGGGCAGGTAAAACCAAAAGATAGCGTTTACACCATCATAGAATTCATTTTTAAAAAATCTTCCACCGAATTTTATAACGAAATCCAAAAAATAAATGATGGTTTTTTCGAAGAGGTTTTTGTGCTATCAGGCACTATATTGGAACATCGCCGACGGCATATCATCAACTTTTTAAAACGAAAGGAGAATCGCAAAAAAAGAATTTTGTTGATTACAACACAGGTGGTGGAAGCAGGCGTAGATATTGATATGGATCTGGGTTTTAAGGACAAATCACTTTTGGACAGCGATGAACAATTGGCAGGAAGGATCAACCGTAACGTGGGCAAAGAAAACTGCCAACTGTTTCTGTTCAATTACAACAAAGAAGCACTAATCTACGGGGAGGACTATCGTTTACAAGTGACGAGAAATCTTTCAAAAAAGGAGCAACAACATATTTTGGAAAGCAAAGATTTCGATTTGCTCTATGATAAGGTTATCGCATACAAAAATTGTTTAAACCTTGATGAACATAGAAAAGGATTCAATGATTATCTTCTATACATCAATAAGTTAAAATTTGAATCAGTACAGAAACAATTCAAGCTTATTGAACAGGAGAATTTGGGTTGTTTTATTCCAATGAAAATTCCCATAGCTGTAAAGGGCGAAACAATCGATAACAATGAAGAAATCTTTACAACAAGCGATTTGCGGTTTTTATCCTCTTTTGAAGTTTTGCCAGATGTGGATTATAAGATATGTGGTGAAGAGGTATTTGACTTGTATATTGATTTGATAAATGGCAAAAATGGATTTTTGGAAAAAAGAATACAACTCAAACAAATACAGTCCATACTCTCGAAATTTGTATTCTCATTGTTTAAAACCAACGCTATAGAGAGCCAATTAATTCATTTTTCAGATATGGAAAAAAGCATCTATGGCTATTATTATGTGGAAAATTGGAACGGGTTTTATAAAGAGGCTTTTGGAATTGATGATAAGGAGTTTAAAAGTGTTGAGACCCAATTCCTATAG